Proteins encoded together in one Macadamia integrifolia cultivar HAES 741 chromosome 8, SCU_Mint_v3, whole genome shotgun sequence window:
- the LOC122085948 gene encoding sec-independent protein translocase protein TATB, chloroplastic, translating to MASITSTAAYLCSSTHGRSPIFAFSASVVLSPQNSNPRLSTSIPQLGFGLFPPWNGLKHLGLSVRPKPLKIGVNRRSRGKLVYASLFGVGAPEALVIGVVALLVFGPKGLAEVARNLGKTLRAFQPTIRELQEVSKEFKSTLEREIGLDDIPTQNTNSSSNTNTTFTSTSSSYADKENAEAMTDPNGAPSAERAYTAEDYLKVTEMQLKASAAQQQGQTPLVGGQSEDSEPKDQAQALTPEVATTTPPQSSKKET from the exons ATGGCTTCCATTACTTCTACTGCTGCATATTTATGTTCTTCAACACATGGGCGTTCACCCATTTTCGCTTTCTCTGCATCTGTAGTTCTATCTCCCCAAAACTCCAATCCTCGTCTCTCCACATCGATTCCTCAATTGGGGTTTGGTTTATTTCCGCCATGGAATGGCCTTAAACATCTGGGTTTATCAGTCAGACCAAAACCCTTGAAAATtg GAGTAAATAGAAGAAGCAGAGGCAAGCTTGTGTATGCGTCTTTGTTTGGAGTTGGAGCTCCTGAAGCCCTTGTAATTGGAGTCGTGGCTTTGTTGGTATTTGGACCCAAAGGACTTGCAGAG GTAGCTAGGAATCTGGGAAAAACTTTGCGTGCTTTTCAACCCACAATCAGGGAACTTCAG GAAGTCTCAAAAGAATTCAAAAGCACTCTTGAACGGGAGATTGGTCTCGATGACATCCCGACACAGAACACAAACAGTTCTAGCAACACCAACACTACCTTCacctccacctcatcatcaTATGCAGACAAAGAGAATGCAGAGGCTATGACTGATCCAA ATGGTGCTCCATCTGCGGAAAGAGCATACACTGCTGAAGATTACTTGAAGGTTACAGAGATGCAGCTAAAAGCATCTGCCGCCCAACAGCAAGGACAGACACCCCTTGTAGGAGGGCAGTCTGAAGACTCTGAACCTAAAGATCAGGCTCAAG CTCTCACTCCCGAAGTTGCCACCACTACTCCACCACAAAGCTCCAAGAAAGAGACATGA
- the LOC122085753 gene encoding uncharacterized protein LOC122085753 produces MRGVNNSVETLNAAANAIAAAESRVQQTTVQKRRWSSCWSLYWCFGSHKHGKRISHAVLIPERTFPGTVAPATENPVHQPTIMLPFVAPPSSPASFFQSEPPSATQSPSGLLSLNTFSYSPSGPASIFAIGPYAHETQLVSPPVFSTFTTEPSTAPLTPPPETVQMTTPSSPEVPFAQLLTSSLDPNHRTGETCQKFPSFNYEFQSYHLYPGSPVGHLISPSSAISGSGTSSPYPDCDFFAGGHPFLHFGAGEAPKILNIGGLSNRYWGPGRGSGSLTPDVAGPTSRDSFILDSRMSEVVSLANSENGSQNGDVVIGQRVSFELTAEDVEVAMVPSCVEMAPGTLVESATEALPDAAAATSTSQKGGVSSETGDAFECRAGETSNDMPERASGDEEEEQQEKEKHVAQVSLKEFKFDNADGGVSDKPTIRSDWWVNEKVVGKESGPCTKWAFFRMMQPGVS; encoded by the exons ATGAGAGGTGTAAATAACAGTGTTGAGACTTTAAATGCTGCCGCCAATGCGATCGCCGCCGCTGAGAGTCGAGTTCAGCAGACCACGGTTCAG AAGAGAAGGTGGAGTAGCTGCTGGAGTCTATACTGGTGTTTCGGATCACATAAACATGGCAAGCGAATTAGCCATGCAGTCCTCATTCCTGAACGAACATTTCCAGGAACTGTTGCTCCTGCCACTGAGAATCCAGTGCACCAGCCTACCATAATGTTACCTTTTGTTGCTCCTCCATCGTCTCctgcttctttttttcaatCAGAACCTCCTTCTGCTACCCAGTCACCATCTGGTTTACTCTCTCTCAACACCTTTTCTTACTCTCCAAGTGGGCCCGCCTCTATTTTTGCGATTGGGCCTTATGCACACGAGACTCAGTTAGTATCGCCCCCTGTCTTCTCAACCTTCACAACTGAACCATCTACTGCTCCCCTTACTCCTCCTCCTGAAACTGTTCAGATGACAACACCTTCGTCACCTGAGGTGCCGTTTGCTCAGCTGCTAACCTCATCATTAGACCCCAATCACAGAACAGGTGAGACATGTCAGAAATTCCCTAGTTTCAACTATGAATTCCAATCATATCACCTGTACCCTGGAAGCCCAGTTGGGCACCTCATATCGCCTAGCTCAGCAATCTCAGGTTCTGGAACCTCATCTCCATACCCTGATTGCGATTTCTTTGCTGGAGGACatccttttcttcattttggAGCAGGGGAGGCCCCCAAGATCTTGAACATCGGAGGGCTTTCTAACCGTTACTGGGGGCCAGGACGAGGCTCTGGCTCTTTAACGCCAGATGTTGCTGGGCCAACTTCTCGAGACAGTTTTATTCTTGACAGTCGGATGTCAGAGGTTGTATCTCTTGCAAACTCAGAAAAtggatcccaaaatggtgatgtTGTGATTGGTCAGAGAGTTTCATTTGAGTTAACCGCCGAAGATGTTGAGGTTGCAATGGTTCCAAGCTGTGTGGAGATGGCCCCTGGAACATTGGTTGAATCTGCAACAGAAGCTCTACCAGATGCAGCAGCAGCAACGTCCACATCTCAAAAAGGTGGCGTTTCAAGTGAAACAGGGGATGCTTTTGAGTGCCGTGCTGGGGAAACATCAAATGACATGCCTGAGAGAGCTTCAggggatgaagaagaggagcaaCAGGAGAAGGAGAAGCATGTTGCACAAGTTTCTCTGAAGGAATTCAAGTTTGACAACGCAGATGGAGGGGTGTCTGACAAGCCCACCATTAGatcagattggtgggtcaatGAGAAGGTTGTTGGCAAGGAGTCTGGCCCCTGTACTAAGTGGGCTTTCTTCCGTATGATGCAGCCAGGAGTCAGTTAA
- the LOC122085718 gene encoding BTB/POZ domain-containing protein At5g41330 has product MPPLAGEHLHLSFGFVPKKSESSIVTLDIGGQLFQTTRQTLGQAGSKSLLSMISDPSAVPSGVKFIDRDPEIFSVFLSLLRTGNLPSKAKDFDLQDLVFEAQFYGIENLLISSLSNPSQFEAFNLEKSLILPLGGRDPPSAISTTTYGSVHVAHGSKITSFDWSLRRKSTILTRFNAVDSILALSPSVAAAGATDISGLQILDLDKGFVRETLNWENPTKSSSTVQAIGSSPEFLFTSFESGRRNSNSIMVFDLQGSFRPVSEVGHSEIYGAELDSGIPATKLKWVSGYNLLMASGSHSGPSGVIGNIRLWDIRSGNVAWEVKEKEDCFSDVTVADNLSAIFKVGVNSGDVFFADMRKLNVDNPWVCLDPHGEGRMGTKGRKEGAGCKIESHGNQVFCSRGGDMELWSEVLIGTRSSEDGPDERVFRRNWMGRTKDMGGCRITNLAFGGNKMIVTRKDQQSVEVWQSNLRGF; this is encoded by the coding sequence ATGCCTCCTTTGGCAGGAGAACACCTTCATCTCTCTTTTGGGTTTGTTCCTAAGAAATCAGAGTCCAGTATTGTTACCCTTGACATCGGTGGACAGCTCTTTCAAACCACCAGACAAACCCTTGGCCAAGCTGGTTCTAAATCCCTCCTTTCCATGATTTCTGATCCTTCTGCCGTTCCATCAGGTGTTAAATTCATAGACAGAGATCCTGAGATCTTTTCCGTCTTCCTATCCCTTCTCAGAACAGGTAATCTTCCATCGAAGGCTAAGGATTTTGATCTTCAGGATTTGGTCTTCGAAGCCCAATTCTACGGTATCGAGAATCTCCTCATCTCGTCTCTCTCGAACCCATCTCAGTTTGAGGCATTCAATCTCGAAAAGTCGCTGATTTTGCCCCTTGGTGGTAGGGATCCTCCCTCTGCCATATCCACCACCACATATGGGTCGGTTCACGTCGCACATGGCAGCAAGATTACTTCTTTTGATTGGTCGTTGCGGCGAAAATCTACCATTCTTACCCGCTTCAATGCCGTCGATTCAATCCTCGCCCTATCGCCTTCGGTCGCAGCAGCCGGCGCCACCGACATCTCTGGCCTCCAGATTCTCGACCTTGACAAGGGTTTTGTGCGAGAAACCTTAAATTGGGAGAATCCAACCAAATCCAGCTCCACCGTCCAGGCGATTGGTTCTTCCCCCGAGTTCCTCTTCACCAGTTTTGAATCTGGGCGTCGGAATTCGAATTCAATTATGGTTTTTGATCTCCAGGGGAGCTTCCGTCCTGTTTCGGAGGTTGGCCACTCTGAGATTTATGGCGCCGAACTCGACTCCGGCATCCCGGCCACCAAACTGAAATGGGTTTCGGGTTACAATCTGCTCATGGCATCTGGGTCTCATTCTGGACCTTCGGGGGTGATTGGCAACATCAGGTTATGGGATATCCGGTCTGGTAACGTTGCTTGGGAAGTGAAGGAAAAAGAGGACTGCTTTTCTGATGTCACGGTCGCGGATAATCTCTCTGCAATTTTCAAGGTCGGAGTGAACTCGGGCGATGTGTTCTTCGCGGATATGAGGAAGCTTAATGTTGACAATCCATGGGTTTGTCTTGACCCTCATGGGGAAGGAAGAATGGGGACTAAAGGGAGGAAAGAAGGTGCCGGGTGTAAGATTGAAAGCCATGGAAATCAGGTGTTTTGCAGCAGAGGAGGAGATATGGAGTTGTGGTCTGAGGTTTTAATTGGAACAAGAAGCAGTGAAGATGGACCAGACGAAAGGGTGTTCAGGAGGAATTGGATGGGGAGGACCAAAGACATGGGCGGTTGCAGAATAACCAACTTGGCTTTTGGAGGTAACAAAATGATTGTTACAAGAAAGGATCAGCAATCTGTCGAGGTATGGCAGAGTAACCTAAGAGGGTTCTGA
- the LOC122087345 gene encoding cytochrome P450 86A8-like yields the protein METSTALLLFAAITAYLLWFTFISRSLRGPRVWPLLGSLPGLIENCDRMHDWIAENLRACSGTYQTCICPVPFLARKQGLVTVTCDPKNLEHILKTRFDNYPKGPTWQAVFHDLLGEGIFNSDGDTWLFQRKTAALEFTTRTLRQAMGRWVNRAIKQRFCPILETAQVESKPVDLQDLLLRLTFDNICGLAFGKDPQTLSPGLPENRFALAFDRATEATLQRFILPEVIWKMKKWLRLGMEVTLSQSMRHVDDYLSDVIETRKQELKQNIGGNPHDDLLSRFMKKKEAYGDTFLQHVALNFILAGRDTSSVALSWFFWLLTLNPRVEEKIIHEICTVLMETRGDNASKWLEEPLVFDEVDRLVYLKAALSETLRLYPSVPQDSKHVISDDVLPDGTFVPAGSAITYSIYSVGRMEWSWGEDCQEFRPERWLSPDGKKYEAKDQFKYVSFNAGPRICLGKDLAYLQMKSIAAALLLRHRLTLATGHKVEQKMSLTLFMKNGLMVNVHRRDLTAIAAAVRKEREGVSAVTVNCNGNGHAAVHMVVGGA from the coding sequence ATGGAGACATCAACGGCTCTACTGCTCTTCGCTGCCATCACAGCGTATTTACTGTGGTTCACATTCATCTCGCGCTCGCTGAGGGGCCCACGGGTATGGCCTTTGCTGGGTAGTCTGCCGGGGTTGATAGAGAACTGTGACCGTATGCACGATTGGATAGCTGAGAATCTTCGCGCGTGTAGTGGCACGTACCAAACTTGCATCTGCCCCGTCCCTTTTCTGGCACGAAAGCAAGGGTTGGTGACTGTCACGTGTGATCCCAAAAATCTAGAGCACATATTGAAGACTCGTTTCGACAATTACCCTAAGGGCCCCACATGGCAAGCTGTGTTCCATGATCTACTCGGGGAAGGTATCTTTAACTCTGATGGTGACACGTGGTTATTCCAGAGGAAGACCGCCGCGCTCGAGTTCACTACCCGGACTCTACGACAAGCCATGGGTCGGTGGGTGAACCGGGCCATCAAGCAGCGTTTCTGTCCCATACTTGAGACGGCCCAAGTCGAATCTAAGCCGGTCGATCTTCAGGATCTTCTCCTCCGCCTCACCTTCGATAATATCTGTGGATTAGCCTTTGGAAAGGATCCTCAGACCCTTTCACCGGGTCTACCTGAGAACCGGTTCGCATTGGCATTCGACCGAGCCACCGAAGCCACCCTTCAGCGGTTCATCCTCCCCGAAGTAAtatggaagatgaagaaatggCTTCGGCTTGGAATGGAGGTCACACTTAGCCAAAGCATGCGACACGTGGATGATTACCTGTCCGATGTGATAGAGACACGTAAGCAGGAGCTGAAGCAGAATATTGGGGGGAACCCACACGACGACCTGTTATCCAGGttcatgaagaagaaggaagccTACGGGGACACCTTCCTCCAACACGTGGCACTCAATTTCATCCTAGCTGGAAGGGACACGTCATCTGTAGCCCTCAGCTGGTTCTTCTGGCTACTTACACTAAACCCTAGGGTGGAGGAAAAGATCATACACGAGATTTGTACGGTGTTGATGGAGACACGTGGCGATAACGCATCAAAGTGGTTGGAGGAACCGTTGGTTTTCGATGAAGTAGACCGGTTGGTCTACCTAAAGGCCGCACTGTCGGAAACCCTACGGTTGTACCCGTCGGTACCGCAGGACTCGAAGCACGTCATCTCGGACGATGTTTTACCTGACGGCACGTTCGTACCGGCGGGATCGGCGATCACTTACTCTATATATTCGGTAGGGAGGATGGAGTGGTCGTGGGGAGAAGACTGCCAAGAATTCCGGCCGGAGCGGTGGTTGTCGCCGGACGGGAAGAAGTACGAAGCGAAGGACCAGTTTAAGTACGTGTCTTTTAACGCAGGCCCAAGGATCTGTTTGGGGAAGGACTTGGCTTATCTCCAAATGAAGTCTATCGCGGCTGCGTTGTTGCTTAGGCACCGGCTTACGTTAGCAACAGGGCATAAAGTGGAGCAGAAGATGTCGTTAACTCTCTTCATGAAGAATGGGCTTATGGTTAATGTGCACCGGAGGGATCTGACGGCGATAGCCGCTGCAGTTCGTAAGGAAAGGGAAGGAGTATCTGCCGTTACCGTTAACTGTAACGGTAATGGTCATGCCGCGGTTCACATGGTCGTTGGAGGTGCGTAA